From Anopheles coluzzii chromosome 3, AcolN3, whole genome shotgun sequence, the proteins below share one genomic window:
- the LOC120959064 gene encoding 37 kDa salivary gland allergen Aed a 2-like: MIRQVIISYFLTVCLLALVQGETVQDCENKLPPSLKSRLCEIRRYEIIEGPEMDKHIHCVMRALDFVYEDGRGDYHKLYDPLNIIELDKRHDVNLEKCIGECVQVPTSERAHVFYKCLLKSTTGRTFKKVFDLMELKKAGKVPQHQRYTAEFVQIMKDYDKALNC; this comes from the exons ATGATACGGCAAGTGATTATCAGCTATTTTCTCACAGTGTGCTTGTTAGCACTCGTTCAG GGTGAGACTGTGCAAGATTGTGAGAATAAGCTGCCACCGTCGCTGAAGAGTAGACTGTGCGAGATCCGCCGGTACGAGATCATCGAGGGACCGGAGATGGACAAGCACATTCATTGCGTGATGCGAGCACTTGACTTTGTCTATGAGGATGGTCGTGGAGAT TACCATAAGCTGTACGATCCATTGAACATTATCGAGCTGGACAAAAGACACGATGTGAATCTTGAGAAGTGTATTGGCGAATGTGTACAAGTCCCGACAAGCGAGCGTGCTCACGTGTTCTACAAGTGTCTGCTAAAATCAACCACCGGGCGCACGttcaagaaggtgttcgatcTGATGGAATTGAAAAAGGCTGGCAAAGTGCCACAACATCAACGGTACACTGCAGAGTTTGTGCAAATCATGAAGGATTATGATAAGGCATTAAACTgctga